tgttgtCTTCTGAGCTAAACTACgctttgttttattaattttgaccttctcttttcttttctttgaaaaaaaaaattacaaaaatatattttaaaataaaaatcatgttaCCAAAAATCTCGCAAAAATGTGAttattgtgataaaacaactgccactatatttcatttttcgttctattttattttatttctgcaATTTCTTGTAGCATTGTATTGTAACTGTTTCtaccatatttattaaataaagtcaTTGCCAGAATAGGGATCATTATTCTCAATTCAAACCGTAGCACTCCCTGGCGACCGTCTAACGTTAAATAGGTCGTTTGCATTCCTCCCAAAAACTCTGCTTTTCAAATACAATCAAATGGTTTTGGTTTAGCGGAAATTAATCGCGCTTTCCTTTAACTAAATACGTATGAAGTTCTAAGAAGAGAATTTGCATttaagacaaaatataaatagacGAAGTTTTCAATGCATTTTTGAATGAAATTATCTGACACATATCATTGAAGTGATATGTGTCAGTTATCCCTTTTCCATAAATATACCCCAGCCacagttttaaatattatccaaaaataaaaagtaaatgtgaTGGATCATGTCCTTTCTTCATCTTTTCATCCAATTACCCTCTGcgggggtgtagggctcgaatcaTATTCTTctactgactccggtcctgggcagcttacTACCAGCCAGGTTTTTGGTACACAGAACgacgccaagtaaatttagggcgaccatgtttccgtttgccgggcatcttccaggtaagggccactttggataggtgggtgtcaggtttcctgaggatatgcccaaccCATGCCATTTCCGCGTCACTGGTTATGTTGGATTGGCTAATATCAAATTCTATAGTGTCATACCACTTGAACGGTATTTCAGTATTTCAATTTAACATGCGCGCAGCACAGTTGAGTCGTTAGTGGCACATTCCCATAGAGCTCAAAAATGACTGAGCTCTAATCAGACTTCTTTTATACACAGTTACGCTAATAGTTTGTTTGTTATTAGCAATGGCGTGAGACtctcaatccggaggtcacggatTCGAAATTAGTTacttggaacttatgtacctataaaCTAATCTGGGTTACGGATAAAGAAAATATCACGACGAAACCGGACTAAAGCCTAAGCCTTCGTTTCCCCTCTTGGCTTTGAAGGCAGCTTTTGTTGCCGAGCTGACTCCAGGCTACCTAAGTGAGCTATGAAAATCttctgggacaacgctaggacgATGATGATATAAAAAACTTATGGCGTTTATTCATAAATGCACTGCAAGCGTTAATAAGCTATTAATCGTTTCCCTTGAGCCTCATTCGCACAAGAACTTAAAAAGCATTGCATTAAAAACCTAACGTTAGAAGTTCCGTATGCTAAATTCGATTTAAAGGCCGACGCTTAAAGTCGCTTTTCCAACAACGTACGATAAGAAATCGCCACCGCCACGCCATCGTGTGAATAAATAGATACACGGGTATCCGTTTATGTCATTCAAACGCCTTTTCGCGCGTTATAAAAGCGTTTGAATGACCCATACCATAGTCTGTATTGGCTATCCACCCCGGCTTTGCACgagttacacaaaaccttaacaaattatatacctaaaccttcttTAAATaagatagatcttattaggatcacagcggaatcgaaataaacatcaatgttgacatgtcgtttagctatcgatcttcaaagatctttccaagatcttaaacgtgtcttaaacATTCTTCGAATGGGGCCGTATGTAAAAACGTATACGTATAATAGTCATAATAGAAACTTCATCCAGAAGTCTTAATGTAAGTACTATATAAACTTAACTATACACAATGTTGGTTTGGGCTTAGAAAATAGATTTAGTCCTTGCAAGTAAGGATTAGTATTAATAGTTTTTGAGTGGTTATTTAAGTCCTTCAGGATAATTATACCCTACAAGTTGTATCAAATGTACTTAattatcgaaaaaaatcaaaaaaatctgaTAGGTAGGTTTCATATAGTTTTGTGACAAATTTTTATCAGTTTTATCACATATAATTTAacgttttatttaagtttttttgtaatGATTTCTATTGATTATGtgtgatttaatttgttctatcaccaaaatgtatattatagtataggtaaatgttagacatatttataatttaactgaTTGTTGATAAGAATTCGATAGATAGTGTCGGTAATATTTTTCTGTCGGGTCAAGTTAGTTTAACTTCTTAAATATTGCGATTAATAaaggattttgagttttttgctgTAATGATGATGATTCGATAGTTATTAATAATCATAATGACATTGCAGAAAAGGTTCAAAACCGTAATTTTCCAAGCTGTTTAGTTAATGATATCATTACTTAATGAGAtaacatattcaatatatatatcaGATGATAACATTACTTACTATCAATAGTGTCATCACAGCAACAATGGACGAAGGAAAACAAACGTTGCTAGACTTGCTTGAGAAGATAGCTAAGGAACAAAAATATGTGAACAACACGGTAGATCTTAAAGCGGTCAGTGCTGGAGGCTCCAATATAACCTCTGCGCTGTTTCTCTCGACAATCCGTGCTAACGACAAACCAGACTTGAAACTCTTCGCAAAAGTTGCTCTCTTGAGTGACCACGTACGTAAGCATAGTCCTATGCGATGCCAGTTTACTACTGAACTTTACTTCTACACTAAACTAAAGAAGCAATATGAAAGGATACAAGACAAACACAACGTTCTTGAGGATCACAGGGTGCGCATGCCGAAGCTATACGGCTGTTGCGACAAGTATCTAAGTGAGACCCTAGTTCTGGAAGATTTGGTTGCTCAGGGATTTGAGAATTTTGACAGGCAGCAACCTGCCGATTTGGAATACATGACAGCCGCAATCGATCTGATGGCCAAGTTCCACGCTTTATCCCTTGCCTTTCACAATGACGATCCGGTTAGCTTTAAAGAGGCAAGCGACACGCTGACGATGGATATATCTAAAATAGAAGCGTTGGTACCAGTCATGAAGCCTAAAGCGATGGCTAATGCGCTTGCAGCGACCGAGGGTGAGAACCGAGAAAAGTTGGAGAAGTTTTTCAAACAGGAACCGTGTCTGTTTGTGAAGTTTATGGACACATTCCGCAGCAAAAAAAGGAATATACTCGTGCATGGTGATTTTAAACCAAATAATCTGATGCATAGGCGacgagtaagtatttataagtataatatacatatctatctacattatttaaaattagataCAAGATAATGTTTTAATCAATGAAATCcgattattgtttttgttaatcATTTTAGCTATAATAATCATTAGATTTGCGATACAAGTAACCCGACCTTCTTAACTAGACAAATAACAAACAaatgttgtttattatttatttgtatctgCATCCATATCATAATGCTATATTCAGAAACGATAAGCTAAAGGCCTATATTAAGATACCTGTATCTGCGGTGGCATCTTGAAGTTTACTTTAAATTATCGATACCCGATACTTTAATTAcctacattcaaatttagaaccaACACCTCTGTAAAACAAAGCAATATGATTTgtcctctattctaatatcagtagaaatgatttttttaaaatgaagTGTCAATTGCAATTGCATGTTACTTGATATTGAACGATATGGCAGAGGGCCGCGACTCTAGTGtctctgataaaaaaaaattacggatgcgtgacatgcgtgaaaaagattcatttaccgccatttgactgAGGGAGGAATGATGCCCCAATACCGGCCGCAACATgcagtatttttgttttgtttctgaaTATATTAAACAGAGCTTATAATGTgcgtagataaagcagtgtatgtaactgtagataatcaggtattaaaatacgagtgtgggtttatgaaacgaattaAATGAGTTATTCATAATGTAGCAGTCACACTATTATTTCCccataaaataattgaaaaaagtCCAAACGCTTGATCTATGacctaatataaaatttgtCGTAGCTATACATCTGTTATggttcaacatatattagttaAACGGATGGTATTATTCTCAATCTAGAGAACATCAAAAGTAATCATAAGTAATCAACGATAATGATATAACTATTTGGTTTTACCAATTTTAGTATTGCTTGCTAAAGACAAAACTTCGCTCAAAGTTAAAACTAGCAGCTTGCTGGTGctttagcagtgtcaaactgcgtaacttactttctttaGATCTCGGTCGCATTAATAGGTGAATACGTgcaagatgcatagaaagtaagttacgcaaacGCTAGTGAATATATCAGTGTCAGACTAAGTACCTAGTGCTAGCCGTAGATATAGAACTATATAAATGTTCCAGAACGGAAAATTGGAGATCGTCCTAATGGACTTCCAGCTGGTACTTGACGGGGATCCGCTGCGGGACCTGTTGTACTTTATCTTTACTGCCACTGACGAGGCCTTTCGTCGCTCTCACTATCACGCCATCCTCGACCTGTATCACGAGCGCCTGAGCGAGGCGCTGCGTCGGTTTCAGATTGATGTTGAGACTGTCTATTCGGAGAGCACGTACAGAGCGCAACTAGAAGAGGTAAGGGATTCAAACTCTTCATTATCCAGCAGTGAAGGTTTCCTTTACTGTTGGTTTTCTGCAACAGTATTTGCTAATTAGTTCGTCGTCATCACAACCGATGAAGGCTTCAGGAGCGTTTGAGCTAGCGCTACGTCGGTTGCAAATTGATGTTTAAACTGTCGATTTGTGGAGCACGTACAGAGTGCGACTAGAACAGATAAGGAACTCAGACTCTTTATTAGAAGCAGTGAAGGACTTGATCTACCTACTCCATCTTCACCGCTACCGACGAAGAATTCCGCTGCACGGACTAGAATGACGTGCTAAACCATTACGAGCGCCTGATCTAGACGCTGCATCAGTTGCTGCTAAATTTTAGGGTTTTCTACCCGGAGTGCATGTACATACCGCAGCTGGAGGAGGTATAGTGGTTTCAAACTCCTTTTTACTTAGAGCAGATGTTTTAATAGAGACTGGATAGATTACCACACCGAGCTGACATTGCATTAGCTGGAGGCAATGATTATTTAGCACATTCATAACACAGTTACAACTGGTTGATTTCGTACTTGCGTAATTGTACGTTTATTTACTGCTGATAACACTgctgaaaatgaaaaaataataccgACAACATACTATGAGTAGacatagaaacaataaaaatgtcaaCTAAGAGTAATTAAAGTGCCCCCatttaataactaaatattgatGATGCCGTCAAATACTCGTACTTGTAATTTATGGTTGGTTAAATTGTCTTGACTTCGATCAGATATGCATAGAACGATTATGTGTTTTATCTACTTACACCTTAAAATATTTACTGTTGCCAAatacatatacgagtatgttaagTTTCGAGTAAAACTTCAACCTCGTAATATTTTACCAGTCAaaactagggaatgcaatctgGAATCAAAATCGAGAAATTGAATCCAGGTAATTAAAATCGGTAAATTACTAGTAATTTCCAAGCAATTTCACGAGTTCAAATcatggctcgtaccaatgagtttttcggaatttatgtactatcaaatgcaatattatttcatatttaccactagctattcggtgaagaaaaacatcgtgaggaaacctgcagaCATCCGCGTAGAAAATCAAAAGCGCATGAGagaaggcctgtgcccagcagtgggacgtatataggcagaattttttatttattataagtaaggATGAAATCCACGTTTGACTTTCAGTATTCCATGGTGGGGCTCACAATCGCCGTGATCTTGTTACCCTTGGTGCTAGTAGAAGAGGAAGATATTCCAAATTTCGACGATGACTACAAGATGACTGACTTCGTAGTCCAAGGCAGCAAGCTCTACAAGGAGAGGCTTAACGGTGTGATCAACAATTATGTGGAGTGGGGACTGCTGTGAGTGTCCTGTGTCCCGGCCTTCATTGGTGAACAGCGAGCTGCCTGAATTCTTTCATAAAGTCTCAATACTCAGAAATACTCAGGAAAACGTGAACTTTCTAGGTTGTtattttg
The nucleotide sequence above comes from Cydia pomonella isolate Wapato2018A chromosome 2, ilCydPomo1, whole genome shotgun sequence. Encoded proteins:
- the LOC133515401 gene encoding uncharacterized protein LOC133515401 isoform X2, whose amino-acid sequence is MITLLTINSVITATMDEGKQTLLDLLEKIAKEQKYVNNTVDLKAVSAGGSNITSALFLSTIRANDKPDLKLFAKVALLSDHNGKLEIVLMDFQLVLDGDPLRDLLYFIFTATDEAFRRSHYHAILDLYHERLSEALRRFQIDVETVYSESTYRAQLEEYSMVGLTIAVILLPLVLVEEEDIPNFDDDYKMTDFVVQGSKLYKERLNGVINNYVEWGLL
- the LOC133515401 gene encoding uncharacterized protein LOC133515401 isoform X1, which encodes MITLLTINSVITATMDEGKQTLLDLLEKIAKEQKYVNNTVDLKAVSAGGSNITSALFLSTIRANDKPDLKLFAKVALLSDHVRKHSPMRCQFTTELYFYTKLKKQYERIQDKHNVLEDHRVRMPKLYGCCDKYLSETLVLEDLVAQGFENFDRQQPADLEYMTAAIDLMAKFHALSLAFHNDDPVSFKEASDTLTMDISKIEALVPVMKPKAMANALAATEGENREKLEKFFKQEPCLFVKFMDTFRSKKRNILVHGDFKPNNLMHRRRNGKLEIVLMDFQLVLDGDPLRDLLYFIFTATDEAFRRSHYHAILDLYHERLSEALRRFQIDVETVYSESTYRAQLEEYSMVGLTIAVILLPLVLVEEEDIPNFDDDYKMTDFVVQGSKLYKERLNGVINNYVEWGLL